The stretch of DNA AATACGAGTTGTCGCCTGATTTTTTCAATAATTTCATTGCCGACGCTTCCGGTTCGAAAGAGATCATTTTAGGAGTCCCTTTCGACATGATTGAAGCCCCGGGTTTTGAAATTCACTTATTTACCCTGCATTATAACCTGGTCGCGAAATTTGGTATTATCACTGCTTCATGGAATGGGATATGTGCCCAGGAAGCTTTCTTTAATTCCTTTGAAGAAACTGACCTCAGAAGAAACGGTTTATTGTCTGGACCCCAATATAACCAGGACGGAACCCAGATTGAAGATCCAAGCTATGAAAAGTTTAACCCGGCCGATCCAACTGCTCCCAGGGATCCTGATGGCCCGGGTTTGAACCTTACTCCTAATGTCAATATGCTTGAACCTAACTGTTTAAGGCAATGTGGCGCCCGAATAGCCAAATTCCCGTTCATTGAAGGTACCGAAAGGTATACAAGCAATGATTTTCCGATTTTCCGCTATGCTGATGTTCTGCTAATGAAAGCCGAATTGCTGTTAAGATCAGGCGGAAGTGCAGGCGAAGCTCTCGATCTGGTCAACCAGGTAAGAGCCCGTGCCAGTGCGGTTCCTTTTACAGAAGTTACTTACGAAAATCTTTTGGCAGAGCGTGGAAGAGAATTGTATGCCGAAGGGCATCGGCGCTCTGATATGATCCGTTTTGGAACCTATTATGATATCAGGTGGGAAAAAGATGCTGTATCACCCAATTATGTGAGCCTCTGGCCAATTCCTCAAAGCCAGATTGATGTAAATCCTAATCTGGTTCAGAATACGGGATATTAGTATTCCGGTTTAAAAACTCTCAACTGACCTCACCCCCCGTCCCCCTCTCCTCCAGGAGAGGGGGTGAAGGGGGTGAGGTGGTTTGGTCAAATTCTCACAGCTCGCTTTGGAATTTGAATCCGGAATTTGCTCTGGAACGCGTACCAGTTGATTATGAGTGAATTAAAAATCCCGGATATAGCCGAAAAAACCGTATCCGGGATTACTTTTTTTATAAAACCTTCAAGAATAAATAATTATAGCGAATCCTTAATATAAATCCGATATTCCCAGGGATTTAACAGCATAGATTCTTTTTTCTTTAACTTGATTATTTCTCCGGAAAATGCATCCATATATTCCCCGACATAATTTGCTGTCGTGATTTTGAATTGCTTTTGTGTGGGTGTCAGGTTGAATATGGCAACGATTATGTTACTGCCTTTTTCGCGTGCAAAGGCATAAATAGCAGTATCGGCAGAGGTCATTAGCTTCGTGAAACTACCACCGAAACCGCCATTCCACAGCGCTTCATTGTTCTTCTTTAATTCGAGGAGAGTTTTATATAGTCCGGTATATTCGGGATTGTCCTTCCAGTCGATGCTGTCTTTTTCAAAAAATTGCAGACGGTGGTTAAAGGCTACTTCCTGCCCGTTGTATATCAGCGGTATACCCGGCACGGTAGCCGTGAGCACCGCAAAAGTCCTTGCAGCATCTCCCAGCCTCTCAAACTCGGTCCCATTCCAAGAGTTTTCATCATGATTGGATGTAAAGTACATCTTATAGGCGCCTGCTGGGATCACTGTGTCAATCTTTTGAAAATAAGCATCGATATTCTTTACTTTCTTTTTTCCTTGAGCTATACCGTTCATGATATGATACAACTCCCATCCATAATCGGCATCAAAAGCTTCGGTAAGGAGTTCAGGCTGTTCCGCTTCAGCAAGCATGAACACAGGTTTAACCTTGTCGAGGTCGGCCCTGGCCTTGTTCCAGAATTCTGTCGGCACCATTCCGGCGACATCACAACGGAATCCGTCAATCGCTGTTGCTTCGATCCAGAACTTCATGGCGCCGATCATATATTCCCACAGATCCCTGTTTTCATAATCGAGCTGAAGCACATCGCTCCAATCAAAAGGTGAAAGAATCTTACCTGTTGAATCTCTCTTATAAAATTCAGGATGTTCCTTAAGCAGGTCATTATCCCACGATGTATGGTTAGCCACCCAGTCGATAATGACATGCATATTCATCGTATGAGCTGTGGCGACAAGCGATTTCATGTCTATTAACGTTCCATATTCCGGATTGACTGCCAGGTAATCCTTAATCGAATAATAACTCCCGAGTGTTCCCTTGCGATTTTTTTCGCCGATAGGATTTACCGGCATCAACCATAAGATATCAACGCCTAAGTCCTTAAGCCTTGGTATTTGCTCTTCAAAGGCTTTTAGAGTGCCTTCGGGTGAGAACTGTCGGATATTGACTTCGTAGATATTTGCATTTTTGGTCCATTCAAGATGTGTGACTTGCGCGGCAGGTGCCTGATGTACAGGTTTTTGCTGTACGGTATGTATCTTATCCTTGCAAGAAATAAAAATGATAACGAAAAGGATAAGGATAGATGCCCGTAGGGTCAGTCTTTTTAAAGGATATTCTCCAAACATGTCAACTATTTTGCCCATGGTGGTTTTTAAATTTTAAAATTAGATTATTTTCGCTGGCGTTGAATTAAGAAGTTGTTACGCGGGCAAATGTAATGAATATTGTCACTATTTTAATTTAGCAGAATTTCAAATGTGTGAGCCGGAAGCCTCATGATGATCTTCTTGCCATCTCGATTAAGTTGATTTCCAAAATGCGCTTTCAGCTCTGTCTTTTCAAACCTTTCCGGGATTTCAAATTCAATGTTTGCATTATTCTGGTCTTTATTGAACACCACAATGCCTATTCTGTCAAAATATGTTCTTGTGAAGGCCAATGTCGTTGTGCTCATTTCAAGGAGTTCAAAATCGCCAAAAATGAAGGCAAGATTCTCTTTCCTGATCCTGATAAGTTCTTTTGTTATGTTCTTCAGATTTTGTTCATGTTCATTCAGATTGGTGAACTTCATCATCCTCCTGTTATCCGGGTCATTTCCGCCGGGCATGCCGATCTCGTCGCCATAAAAGATCACCGGTATTCCGGGTATTGTCATGTTAAATGCAATAAGCAGGGCCATTTTTTGATATCCCACAGGATCTTTGACTTCAATATCTCTTGTCCATCCGGCTTTCTTACCATCTTCAGCAAACGACAGTGAACCGCTGGCAAAAGAGATGAACCTTGCCCTATCCTGGTTGCCGGTTATGTATCCCATGAGGTTATGGTTCCCATAATACATAAAACTTTCTCGTAACGTATTGATGAGATTCCCAAAAGGTTCTTTGTCGCGGACAAATACGCCGATGGCGGCATCATAAACATTAAAGTCGAATTGGCTATCGAGCTCACCTGAGTTGATGTAACTGCTTATCAGCTCGCCGTTTCCATAGGTTTCACCAATCTGAAAAACAGGTCTGTTATCAGGGATGATGATTTCTGTTTTGATTTTTTTGGTGAGTGTTCGCCAGAATACTTCAGGAATGTGTTTTGTTGCATCATGGCGGAAACCATCCAGTTGAAATTCTTTAAGCCAGTAAACAGCCGAGTCGGAAAGTAATTCATAGACTTCGGGTCTGGCAAGGTCGAGGGTGGGAAGGAATATATCGAACCATGTGGTCAGCCTGTATTCATCCCACCGTTCGGTATTCAGGCTGCCATCGGGCAGATATAAACTGGTGACCCAGCCTGGATGCTCCTTGTAGAATGGATGTTCCTTATGGACATGATGCGCCACAAAATCGAGCAGGATATTCATCTTGTTCTCATGGGCGGTATTTACCATCTCTTTAAAGGCATCGTGTGTTCCAAACCGATAGTCCACCCTGGTGAATGATACAGGCCAGTAGCCATGATAACCTGAGAATTTTGTGTGCGGATTCGGATAGAGGCCCCACGCTCCTTCAGGATTTTGTATGACAGGCGACATCCAAATCGTGTTGACGCCCAAGTCGGAGAAAAATCCTTCGGTGATCTTTTGTGTTATACCTGCAATATCTCCACCCATATAATTGGCTTTGGGAAGTATCTCCGGATCCGGCACAGGATGGTCATTTGATGCATCACCGTCAAAAAACCGGTCGACCATAATATTATAAATGATCATGCCTTCCTTATCTTCACGCGTAAGCAGTGACGGATCGCTGATCACTTTTCCTTTCTCAAATGGGATGAGCATGTCATTGCTCTCACCGGTTTTGCTATAGGCCCATATCCTTAGATAGGAGCGCAAACGGTTTGTTGCATCATCAGGAATGATAATATCCAGTTTCTCGCCGTTTCTTTTCAGATAGGCATCAGGTAACCGGTAATTCTGGTAGAAGACAAAATACCCTTCAACAGGATTCCGGGATCCAATGGTCACCTTACCGGGAGTATGCGACATCGAAAACAGGAAGGGCCGTTCTTTGCCTTCTGTATCCCCGATCTTCATGACAGAGTTATAGCCTCCCATATTGTTATCGGCTGAATCCGGATTTGCCGGGTCAGTTCGCCACCGTCCGTCTATGTCGATCTGGTAAAAATAGGTTCCGGGATTCAACAACAGTGTTGTTTGCCACATGTTGTCCTTCCTGAGAAGCGGAGTGGATGACGGATTCCAGCCATTGATGGTGCCTGCCAGACGCACACGCTGATATTCCTGGCCTTTTGGATCAAATGTAAAGGTTTTGGCTATCTTTCTTGATTTTTTAACCAGGATGGAATAGGGGATACCTTCCACCCATACCTGCATCTCGCTAAGCACCGGATCAACCGGGCCGGCAACATAAGTGATGGCATGTCCGGCATCCTGGTTATAGGATATACCATTGATCCTGATGGAATCGATCGGAGTGGGATCAGGAATATAATCCTCCATGCACACAACAGTGGTATCCGGTTTCAGTACGACAGGTGATGTGAGACCGGCCATGTGTTCTGAGCTGTGAATTTTTAAAACCGGTACATTTTGGCTGCAGCTGACTATCAGCAAAATTACAAGCAGGAATAGTCCATTTTTTTTCATACTTTAGTAGATTAAAATTGTGATTACTCCAAAGTGGCGTGACTATGACTGTTTTTATTTCAGTTCGATTATGATCGCTGTTTTTGCAGGCACCTCAATGAGGTTCAATTCATTGACTTTTT from Bacteroidota bacterium encodes:
- a CDS encoding alpha-amylase family glycosyl hydrolase, which encodes MGKIVDMFGEYPLKRLTLRASILILFVIIFISCKDKIHTVQQKPVHQAPAAQVTHLEWTKNANIYEVNIRQFSPEGTLKAFEEQIPRLKDLGVDILWLMPVNPIGEKNRKGTLGSYYSIKDYLAVNPEYGTLIDMKSLVATAHTMNMHVIIDWVANHTSWDNDLLKEHPEFYKRDSTGKILSPFDWSDVLQLDYENRDLWEYMIGAMKFWIEATAIDGFRCDVAGMVPTEFWNKARADLDKVKPVFMLAEAEQPELLTEAFDADYGWELYHIMNGIAQGKKKVKNIDAYFQKIDTVIPAGAYKMYFTSNHDENSWNGTEFERLGDAARTFAVLTATVPGIPLIYNGQEVAFNHRLQFFEKDSIDWKDNPEYTGLYKTLLELKKNNEALWNGGFGGSFTKLMTSADTAIYAFAREKGSNIIVAIFNLTPTQKQFKITTANYVGEYMDAFSGEIIKLKKKESMLLNPWEYRIYIKDSL
- a CDS encoding alpha-amylase family glycosyl hydrolase — protein: MKKNGLFLLVILLIVSCSQNVPVLKIHSSEHMAGLTSPVVLKPDTTVVCMEDYIPDPTPIDSIRINGISYNQDAGHAITYVAGPVDPVLSEMQVWVEGIPYSILVKKSRKIAKTFTFDPKGQEYQRVRLAGTINGWNPSSTPLLRKDNMWQTTLLLNPGTYFYQIDIDGRWRTDPANPDSADNNMGGYNSVMKIGDTEGKERPFLFSMSHTPGKVTIGSRNPVEGYFVFYQNYRLPDAYLKRNGEKLDIIIPDDATNRLRSYLRIWAYSKTGESNDMLIPFEKGKVISDPSLLTREDKEGMIIYNIMVDRFFDGDASNDHPVPDPEILPKANYMGGDIAGITQKITEGFFSDLGVNTIWMSPVIQNPEGAWGLYPNPHTKFSGYHGYWPVSFTRVDYRFGTHDAFKEMVNTAHENKMNILLDFVAHHVHKEHPFYKEHPGWVTSLYLPDGSLNTERWDEYRLTTWFDIFLPTLDLARPEVYELLSDSAVYWLKEFQLDGFRHDATKHIPEVFWRTLTKKIKTEIIIPDNRPVFQIGETYGNGELISSYINSGELDSQFDFNVYDAAIGVFVRDKEPFGNLINTLRESFMYYGNHNLMGYITGNQDRARFISFASGSLSFAEDGKKAGWTRDIEVKDPVGYQKMALLIAFNMTIPGIPVIFYGDEIGMPGGNDPDNRRMMKFTNLNEHEQNLKNITKELIRIRKENLAFIFGDFELLEMSTTTLAFTRTYFDRIGIVVFNKDQNNANIEFEIPERFEKTELKAHFGNQLNRDGKKIIMRLPAHTFEILLN
- a CDS encoding RagB/SusD family nutrient uptake outer membrane protein, with translation MKRISLIIKVLLISVFIGTFNQSCTKLDEKVYSDLTGDLFFQDQNNLIYAFGLAYTNLYDLVGHKYGMVGIDCGTDLLVVPQRGGDWFDGGEWHRWHRHTWTSTEAYVQRWWNSLYYGITTCNRLLLQFSIVEGVDTEPAIAELRALRALYYYWLLDLYGNVPIVNRFDVPTDYKPATNSRQEVYNFVESELLDVKDKLSKETGLMTYGRINFYTAQCILAKLYLNAEVYTGTPQWEKALAACDTIILSGKYELSPDFFNNFIADASGSKEIILGVPFDMIEAPGFEIHLFTLHYNLVAKFGIITASWNGICAQEAFFNSFEETDLRRNGLLSGPQYNQDGTQIEDPSYEKFNPADPTAPRDPDGPGLNLTPNVNMLEPNCLRQCGARIAKFPFIEGTERYTSNDFPIFRYADVLLMKAELLLRSGGSAGEALDLVNQVRARASAVPFTEVTYENLLAERGRELYAEGHRRSDMIRFGTYYDIRWEKDAVSPNYVSLWPIPQSQIDVNPNLVQNTGY